CACCACGGGTGCCACCACCACCATGGCCATGACGATGGCCAGAACAGATTCCCGTTTACGGCCGGAATACATATCTTTGACCATGGCCGTTACCACCGCCGATGCAGCGCCGCCGCCAAAGGCCTGGATTATCCGGGACAGGATCAGCTGGGTTACATTGACCGACAGGGCGCATCCGACACTGCCGGCGATATAAAGGGCAAGGCCTGTCAATAGAATCGGCTTTCTGCCGTATTTTTCACTCACAGGTCCCCAGATCAGGATACCGATGGCAAAAAAGAGCAAAAAGAGGCTTAGACTCAGATTGATCAGGCTTTGGCTTGTCTCCATCAACGCCATGACATGGGGGAGGGCCGGCAGATAAAGGTCTGTGGATAATGGAGGAAAGGCGCTGAGCAAGGCCAGCATGACCAGAATGGTACGCTCGCCAAAAAATCCTTGTTTGGTATTCATTTTGAAAAATCCTTGGAATTTTAAATTAGATTTGGTTCTGTTCGTGGTCAGAGTGAATATCTTCTTGGATTACCCGGTTCAAGGTCACCATCACACTGTGCCATTTTTCAAAGGTATCCATGCCGATCCTCTCTGTCAGAGATTTAAACCACCGGGTTATTTCAGACCGGATATGGCTTATATGGGCATCAAACTCAGGGCTGATCGTCAGAAGCACTTGTCTGCGGTTTTCCGGATTTGTGTCCCGCTGGACCATACCGTTTTTTACCATACGATCCACAAGCGCGGAGGCAGCCGCTTTAGACATCCGCATGGTAAGTGCGAATTTTTTCAGGGAACAAGGAGACAGGGTTTTCAATATCAAAGCTGCCTGGACATGGTTGGTGTTTAAATTTTTGAAGGAATCATTTGTCATCCGGGATTTGATTTCCTTGATGACAATGG
Above is a window of Desulfotignum balticum DSM 7044 DNA encoding:
- a CDS encoding MarR family transcriptional regulator; protein product: MTDKTFESKIAFIVETDGLLKDYIESIVIKEIKSRMTNDSFKNLNTNHVQAALILKTLSPCSLKKFALTMRMSKAAASALVDRMVKNGMVQRDTNPENRRQVLLTISPEFDAHISHIRSEITRWFKSLTERIGMDTFEKWHSVMVTLNRVIQEDIHSDHEQNQI